The following proteins come from a genomic window of Spirochaeta isovalerica:
- a CDS encoding biotin--[acetyl-CoA-carboxylase] ligase: MLRNSREPLSGERISRELGVSRVAVWKQIQNLIELGYGIESSSAGYALKDEADHLYPWEFPQEKQNYNAFKELDSTMTEARKIALKGCSDFTTVVAEKQNKGRGRGTKSWDSREGGLYFTWIIKPELPLAYHYIYTIGAVAALSRTVNDLYGVDARAKWPNDLVAPEGKVAGVLSEMECSGEKISWLNLGIGINVNNKLDSEDRTSLKELSGHSIDRKELLNSFEEQFRRMLSRETPGSIRAMWENRNSTIGQAVRLRSEQEGLLTGRAVGLTKSGSLIVRKGKIETTALFGDIYEK; the protein is encoded by the coding sequence ATGCTTAGAAACAGCAGAGAACCTCTCTCGGGAGAAAGAATTTCCAGAGAATTGGGCGTCAGTCGCGTCGCTGTCTGGAAACAGATTCAGAATCTCATAGAACTGGGATACGGCATTGAATCATCATCAGCCGGATATGCTCTGAAAGATGAGGCGGATCATCTCTACCCCTGGGAGTTCCCGCAGGAAAAACAGAACTACAATGCTTTTAAGGAATTGGACTCCACCATGACTGAAGCCAGAAAAATAGCTTTAAAAGGTTGTTCCGATTTTACGACCGTAGTGGCTGAAAAGCAGAATAAAGGGCGAGGAAGAGGTACAAAATCCTGGGATTCCCGGGAAGGCGGCTTGTATTTCACCTGGATAATTAAACCCGAGCTTCCCCTGGCCTATCACTATATTTATACAATCGGTGCCGTGGCAGCGCTTTCCCGGACTGTCAATGATTTATACGGAGTTGACGCCAGAGCCAAATGGCCCAATGACCTTGTTGCCCCGGAGGGAAAAGTGGCCGGTGTCTTATCAGAAATGGAATGCTCCGGCGAAAAAATCAGCTGGCTGAATCTTGGAATTGGAATCAATGTGAATAATAAGCTGGACTCGGAAGACAGAACATCATTAAAAGAGTTATCCGGTCATTCCATAGACAGAAAAGAACTTCTCAACAGTTTTGAAGAACAATTCCGCAGAATGCTTTCAAGGGAAACTCCGGGGTCAATCAGGGCGATGTGGGAGAACCGGAATTCCACGATCGGACAAGCGGTCCGCCTTCGATCGGAACAGGAAGGCCTGTTGACCGGCCGCGCAGTCGGACTGACGAAATCCGGCTCTCTCATCGTGAGAAAGGGAAAGATTGAAACAACAGCTCTCTTCGGAGACATATATGAAAAATAA
- a CDS encoding ADP-dependent glucokinase/phosphofructokinase, with the protein MSNQSHKDSWKKNYSTAPAQLEKMSKIKGLISAFNANIDAVIKISGKKIGEIIASESLDPVALLKEGETSINSKEDSIRGIIKCFAGGIAEEWLIEDEKVYGWLNDTIGYDQLQMGGQGGIVANAMAVCGVDPVYVHCASLPEEQGKLFLDLPNLVSVDGAGNVKKAYEISRKDLPLIHWIIEFDKGDTLDLGGKTITCPKSNRFIATYDPLNFKLDIDKPFAELFNKGKDPFEYIILSGYQMLKENLEGGEKGLDRIDESIEIVEKWRKAAAMDHILHFEVASTQDKVIRKNLLDKLAVRSDSLGFNERELIDMLEVIGEEELASICDKKTTSSNLFKGMLKVYEYTKCPRLQLHMFGLYVTLQKKGFSVTPEQNRNGMQLAAVIAAAKAGTGAINSKDVLMWAAGREVSDTGLGELKSLSEEVAELFGSNDMLNTGIFENDDLEIIAVPTILIDNPVTLVGMGDTISSISLVGAR; encoded by the coding sequence TTGTCAAATCAGTCGCATAAGGATTCCTGGAAGAAAAATTACAGCACTGCCCCGGCGCAGCTTGAAAAAATGTCAAAAATAAAAGGGCTTATAAGTGCCTTTAATGCCAATATTGATGCGGTTATCAAAATATCGGGAAAAAAGATCGGTGAAATAATCGCTTCCGAATCATTGGACCCTGTCGCCCTGCTGAAAGAGGGAGAGACTTCGATAAACAGCAAAGAAGACTCGATAAGGGGAATAATCAAGTGTTTTGCCGGCGGAATAGCCGAAGAATGGTTAATTGAAGATGAAAAAGTGTATGGCTGGCTCAACGACACGATCGGTTACGATCAGCTCCAGATGGGCGGGCAGGGAGGAATCGTAGCCAATGCCATGGCGGTCTGCGGAGTCGATCCCGTATACGTTCACTGCGCATCCCTTCCTGAAGAGCAGGGAAAACTTTTTCTCGATCTTCCCAATCTCGTTTCGGTAGACGGCGCCGGCAATGTGAAAAAAGCCTATGAGATATCCCGCAAGGACCTCCCCCTTATTCACTGGATCATCGAATTCGACAAAGGCGATACTCTTGATCTGGGAGGGAAAACCATCACATGCCCCAAATCAAACCGCTTCATCGCCACTTATGACCCGCTGAACTTCAAACTGGACATTGATAAACCTTTTGCCGAACTATTCAATAAAGGGAAGGATCCCTTTGAATATATCATCCTCTCCGGATATCAGATGCTCAAGGAAAACCTTGAAGGCGGAGAGAAGGGTCTCGATAGAATAGACGAATCAATTGAAATCGTTGAAAAATGGCGTAAAGCCGCGGCAATGGACCATATCCTCCATTTTGAGGTCGCCTCCACCCAGGATAAAGTGATACGGAAAAATCTCCTGGATAAACTCGCTGTCCGTTCCGACAGTCTGGGCTTTAACGAAAGAGAGCTGATTGACATGCTGGAAGTTATCGGAGAAGAGGAACTGGCTTCGATATGTGACAAAAAGACAACCAGCTCAAATCTCTTCAAGGGCATGTTGAAAGTCTATGAGTACACAAAATGTCCGAGACTGCAGCTCCATATGTTCGGACTATATGTAACGCTTCAGAAAAAGGGCTTCTCCGTAACGCCGGAGCAGAACAGAAACGGAATGCAGCTTGCCGCTGTCATCGCAGCGGCCAAAGCAGGCACCGGTGCCATTAACAGCAAAGACGTTCTCATGTGGGCCGCCGGCCGCGAAGTCTCCGATACGGGTCTGGGCGAATTGAAATCGCTTTCGGAAGAAGTTGCTGAACTGTTCGGATCCAACGATATGCTGAACACAGGAATTTTTGAGAACGATGATCTGGAAATCATTGCTGTTCCTACAATTCTCATAGACAATCCCGTAACGCTCGTCGGAATGGGCGATACGATTTCATCGATCTCTCTTGTCGGTGCAAGATAA
- a CDS encoding biotin transporter BioY, which yields MNEKSSIRMMVMSSLFAALTAVGAYIAIPIGPVPIVLANFFVMCAGLLLGKKWAPLSMIVYLGLGFAGLPVFSGGASGPAAFAGPTGGFLIAYVLSALTIAIISGSGETRLWKDIAAVLAGIAIVYLVGVPWLKISLDMDWAKAMTAGMLPFIPGDMLKGAAAVAIVKYLRPRFND from the coding sequence ATGAATGAAAAATCATCCATCCGCATGATGGTTATGTCCTCTCTCTTCGCCGCACTGACTGCGGTCGGCGCTTATATCGCCATACCCATAGGTCCCGTTCCAATAGTGCTGGCAAACTTTTTTGTCATGTGCGCCGGTCTGTTACTGGGAAAAAAATGGGCTCCGCTATCCATGATTGTCTATCTTGGGCTCGGCTTTGCCGGATTGCCCGTCTTCTCAGGCGGAGCATCGGGTCCGGCCGCCTTCGCCGGTCCCACTGGCGGTTTTCTCATAGCTTATGTCTTGTCTGCTCTGACTATCGCGATAATCAGCGGTTCGGGAGAAACAAGGCTCTGGAAAGACATTGCTGCTGTCCTGGCAGGAATTGCCATCGTCTATTTAGTTGGAGTCCCCTGGTTGAAAATAAGCCTCGATATGGATTGGGCGAAAGCTATGACGGCGGGCATGCTTCCTTTCATACCGGGTGATATGCTCAAGGGAGCCGCCGCAGTTGCAATCGTGAAATACCTTCGGCCGCGATTTAATGACTGA
- a CDS encoding energy-coupling factor ABC transporter ATP-binding protein produces MTENTPIIEISRLSHIFSDGTMGLSDITFSVNRGEFLIISGPNGSGKSVLMKHLNGLLSPSEGDILIDGVPLSGDLISVRKKIGLVFQDADSQIIGQTVEKDAAFGPENLRLSREEIDRRVHSALDEVKLLHRKKSRPHILSGGEKRRLAVAGILCMEPELFIFDEPFSNLDYSGVKQVLHQLVDLHEKGHTIIVITHDLGKVLAHGTRLIIMEKGRIVAEGQPDGLLDSLEQWGIRRPKGLKSGDMTWLR; encoded by the coding sequence ATGACTGAGAACACTCCGATCATTGAAATATCCCGATTATCTCATATCTTTTCCGACGGAACGATGGGGTTGTCTGATATAACCTTCTCGGTGAACAGGGGAGAGTTTCTTATTATCTCCGGCCCGAACGGAAGCGGAAAAAGCGTTCTGATGAAACATCTGAACGGTTTGCTCTCCCCTTCCGAAGGAGACATACTGATCGACGGTGTTCCGCTATCCGGGGATCTGATTTCAGTAAGGAAAAAAATCGGCCTGGTATTTCAGGATGCGGACAGTCAGATTATCGGTCAGACTGTTGAAAAAGATGCCGCCTTCGGTCCGGAAAACCTCCGCCTGTCCAGAGAGGAAATTGACAGGAGAGTGCATAGCGCTCTGGATGAGGTAAAACTACTCCATAGAAAAAAGTCCCGTCCCCATATTCTTTCGGGTGGGGAGAAAAGGCGGCTTGCCGTTGCGGGAATTCTCTGTATGGAACCGGAACTGTTTATTTTCGATGAACCCTTTTCCAATCTCGATTATTCGGGAGTCAAACAGGTCCTTCACCAACTGGTGGACCTCCATGAAAAAGGACATACCATCATTGTAATCACTCACGACCTCGGCAAAGTTCTGGCTCACGGAACAAGGCTCATTATAATGGAAAAGGGAAGAATTGTCGCAGAGGGTCAACCGGATGGCCTTCTCGATTCGCTTGAGCAATGGGGTATAAGACGTCCGAAAGGCCTGAAAAGCGGAGACATGACATGGCTGAGGTAG
- a CDS encoding HAD family hydrolase: MKQYVTYLFDADGTLLDTSELIFQSFYHTCRTHGGFEVDRETIFKDVGIPLKVQLIKLLGEMSPEELEAVIETHRSYQKTIYEMTLRLYGGVKEGLVKLKERGARLGIVTSRNRESLDTYLKHTGIDRLFEVVASPEDTANHKPHPEPVLWAMKQFGSEPDSTVFVGDAVFDILSGNAAGVDTALITWGHNDPEDIEAEPTWVIHDFNDLLS, encoded by the coding sequence ATGAAACAATATGTCACTTATCTCTTCGATGCCGACGGGACCCTTCTGGATACCTCGGAACTTATTTTTCAGAGCTTTTACCATACATGCCGGACTCACGGCGGTTTTGAAGTGGATCGGGAGACCATTTTCAAGGACGTCGGAATTCCCCTCAAAGTACAGCTGATCAAACTTCTGGGAGAGATGAGTCCCGAAGAGCTGGAAGCTGTTATTGAAACCCACCGGTCTTACCAGAAAACCATTTATGAAATGACACTGCGGCTCTACGGGGGCGTTAAGGAAGGATTGGTAAAATTGAAGGAACGGGGCGCCAGGCTGGGAATCGTAACGTCGAGAAACAGGGAGTCCCTCGACACCTATCTGAAACACACGGGAATCGACAGGCTGTTTGAAGTGGTGGCTTCTCCCGAAGATACCGCGAACCACAAACCGCACCCGGAACCGGTTTTATGGGCCATGAAGCAGTTCGGATCGGAACCGGACTCCACTGTTTTTGTCGGTGACGCTGTTTTCGACATTCTCAGCGGCAATGCGGCCGGCGTGGACACGGCGCTGATAACCTGGGGGCACAACGACCCGGAGGACATTGAAGCGGAACCGACCTGGGTCATTCATGATTTCAACGATCTCTTAAGCTGA
- the fabG gene encoding 3-oxoacyl-ACP reductase FabG: MSVKDLVCVVTGGGRGIGRTIVEQFAAEGAKMVIATDVSDATFAEMEKANSNVRGYVLDVQNSEAIAAFTDEMVGQFGSIDVLVNNAGVTRDNLIQKMSEEDWDFVLNINLKGVFNMTKYIAPKMMEKGAGSIINMSSVVGVYGNVGQSNYAASKGGVISMTKTWAKEFARKGARVRVNAVAPGFIRTPMTDAVPQKVLDLMESNTALGRLGEPEDIANAVTFLAGDKSAFVTGQILGVDGGLKI, from the coding sequence ATGAGTGTTAAAGATCTTGTATGCGTCGTTACAGGCGGAGGCCGGGGTATCGGCCGGACAATCGTCGAGCAGTTCGCCGCTGAAGGAGCGAAGATGGTAATCGCCACCGATGTGTCTGATGCCACTTTCGCAGAAATGGAAAAAGCCAACAGCAATGTCAGGGGATACGTCCTCGATGTTCAGAACAGCGAAGCCATTGCCGCCTTTACAGATGAAATGGTCGGTCAATTCGGTTCCATTGATGTCCTGGTCAATAATGCCGGTGTCACAAGAGACAATCTCATCCAGAAAATGTCAGAAGAGGATTGGGACTTTGTCCTCAATATCAACCTCAAGGGCGTTTTTAATATGACGAAATATATCGCGCCCAAAATGATGGAAAAGGGTGCGGGATCGATCATAAATATGTCCTCTGTTGTCGGCGTCTACGGCAATGTGGGGCAGTCCAACTATGCGGCCAGCAAGGGCGGCGTCATATCCATGACTAAAACATGGGCGAAAGAATTTGCCAGAAAAGGTGCCAGGGTCCGGGTCAATGCCGTGGCTCCGGGATTTATCCGCACTCCCATGACCGATGCCGTGCCGCAGAAAGTCCTGGATCTCATGGAAAGCAATACGGCGCTCGGGCGTCTGGGCGAACCGGAAGATATCGCCAATGCCGTAACGTTCCTCGCCGGTGATAAATCGGCTTTTGTTACCGGGCAGATTCTCGGTGTGGACGGCGGACTTAAAATCTGA